A stretch of Triticum aestivum cultivar Chinese Spring chromosome 1D, IWGSC CS RefSeq v2.1, whole genome shotgun sequence DNA encodes these proteins:
- the LOC123164273 gene encoding uncharacterized protein produces the protein MDSCTRAVAASACFPFLAPLLPSGRPSDVPEAGASGLYVSLAGGRGRALGRVSMGERDIWVEPTVHVPVGVARRSPWLRRRRPDTLLTPGRVRRVVAGRIHHPRACRLGLGLVRGSGSGTRSRVVTGLLGEGPVPPVGGDGLPSLYFYPPIGVCHARRLGRRRPRLPLLRLGDGGGRGCRGAGDDVLLRCHGSRLGGEREREWREERRKWEGTGGKAGRNGGKRRSTRRQGGPTRAFSLVPALQAPPGRRVLPGSAGTRFGPSWRKTGFWGGRLGRFFGAGAAKTPGEGLLGARLEMLLG, from the coding sequence ATGGATTCCTGCACGCGAGCGgtggccgcgtcggcgtgtttccccttcttggcacctttgttgccgtccggccgcccTTCTGACGTGCCCGAAgccggcgcgtccggcttgtatgtctccttggccggcgggcgagggcgtgcgctgggccgggtgtccATGGGGGAACGTGAcatttgggttgaacccaccgtgcacgtccccgtcggcgtagcccggcgatCCCCATGGCTGCGGCGTCGGAGACCCGACACCTTGCTGACCCCAGGGCGCGTACGGCGCGTGGTTGCCGGaaggattcatcatccccgcgcgtgccgcctcggcctcggcctggtCCGCGGAAGCGGCAGCGGCACCCGTAGccgcgttgtcacgggccttcttggcgagggccctgttccgccggtcggcggtgacggcctcccgTCGCTGTACTTCTACCCTCCAATCGGCGTTTGTCATGCCCggcggcttggacggcggcgccctcggcttcctctgcttcggctgggcgacggaggcggtcgcgGTTGCCGCGGCGCGGGGGACGACGTACTTCTTCGGTGCCATGGCagccggctgggaggcgagcgggagagagaatggcgggaggaaaGGAGAAAATGGGAGGGAACTGGGGGAAAAGCGGGGagaaacggcgggaagaggcgctcgactcgccgacagggcggacccacgcgtgccttttcgcttgtgccggcgctccaggcgcccccagggcgccgggttctgcctgggtccgccggcaccagattcggcccgagctggcgaaaaacgggcttctgggggggacgactgggccgttttttcggcgccggcgcggcaaaaacgcctggggagggcctgttaggggcgcggctggagatgctcttaggctaG